The window GGGCAAGTTCGGTAACATCCGGGTTCAACTGGTCAGTATTGCTGTACTCGATAAACTTTTTCACTTTCTGACCATAAAATTTTTCTGGCCAGTGGCATTCTTCGCAAATGTCCCTGGCAGGACGAAGATCCTGGATGGGTGTTGCTATGGGCACATGGTAACTGTTGGTCATAACAGCCCATACCTGTCTCAAACCTGATAATTTAGCCTTGACATACCATTTCGCACCTGAACCGATATGGCACTCTACGCATTTCACCCTGGCATGCCCGGAACGCTGGTACACTGTATAGGAGTTGTCCATTACCGTATGACAAACCGTTCCGCAGAAGTAATTTGAGTCGGTAAAGTGATAGGCTTCATAGGCAAATACTCCAAAAACAGCCACGTTGACTACGGTTAAAACTATAAAGAGGGAGACCGCCCGGCGATGATATTTGTTACCAAAGTCGAGAATGAGTTTATCACTTGCCAGGCTACCTCGAAACCATCTCTTTCTCCGCATGTAATAGGCAACCGGGATGAGAATCAGCCCGAGCAACACCCCTGCCGGAAATACCATGAAGGTAATTATCGAAGCATATTGATTCTCAATCAGGCCTGCCACGTGTCCAAACAACCCAAGGATGAGCAACGTAAAACTCACAGTAGTAAGGCCCACACCAAACAGACCCAATGGAGTTTTCCAGGAAACCCCAAACTGTTCCTGCCAGGTCAGTTCCTCAAATTTTTTGCGATGTTCCTTAATTACTTCGTTATCCGGTACGTTCTCAGCCATCTGGTTACTCCCTCTCAATAATTATTTCAAGATATCGAAATTACAGCCAGTATCGAAGCCGGTTCCTGAAATTACCCGGTGCACGTTGAATGTAATTCACACTCTGAAATGAACACAAACCGTAGAAGATAGAGTTTTCAATGTCACTTGAGAATACGTTTGATTACAGCAAATATCTGAATGCTACTTGAATGGTTATGATCTCTTTTTCCCATTATACACTTTTTGTCCCCCCGTATTGTCAAGGAAATAGCGTACAAATTCACTGCTCCTGTCATCTCTGAAGCCACCGGGATGAAAATGATAGCTCAATACAAGACCCTTGCCAAAGCGGCACATGGTGTACGCAACCTGAGCCTGCCGTAAGAACTCTATTTACCACCCGGCAACAGCCTGAATTCGATTGTAAAGAAAATGCTGAAATTCAGTGTAACCATTTCCGCTCTATGCTAATATTCAATAACTTCGATGGAGTACCTTATCACCACAAATTGAATGAGGTAGTACTTTGCAGGGTGTAAAGTTGACTGAGTCACCATAAGGACACGCCTGATGAGCGATCTATTTGAGAGTTATGACACCCCCTTTGACAACGGATTTATAACAGTCAATCATAACTGGCTGATTACGTCCTGTAATCAAGCCACTGAGCGAATTCTCTCGATTCCGGAACGGTACCTGCTTGGCAAGGATCTGCGTGACGTATTCTGCTTTGATGACAGGTTTCACAATATTTGCGACCACCTCGGCCCTCTTGGTGATCCTGGTGTCCGCAACTCATTGCATCTGAATTTCACCGCCACCACCGCCGGCAACCAGGCAATCATCAACCTCCAGGTAATTACCATACCCGGCGAAGAGGGAGAGGTGCTTGGTGCGCTCATTACCTTCTCCGACGTCAGTACCCCCCTAGCCGCCAGCAGGCTCGCCCTGAATTCCATTGCAGAGGGTGTTTTCACTGTTGATCATGATTTCAAAATCACTTCTTTTAACGCAGCAGCCGAGCGCATAACCGGCTGGAACGAAAAAGAAGTACTGGGTCGACCATGCAAATCTATATTTCACACCTCGATCTGCAAGCAGAACTGTGCCCTGGCAAAATCAATACAGGCATGTTCCCATATTTCCCAGGAAGGAGTCTATATTACCACCAAATCCGGTGATCTCATTCCGGTGCAAATCCGGTCGGCGCCACTTGTCGATTTAAATAACCACATTATCGGTGGGGTAGAGACCTTTCTGGACCTCACGCCTTCATTACAAAGTGATATTATTTTCAATGCTGTGGCCGATGGGGTCTTCACCGTTGACGAATTTGGGCAGATCACTTCATTTAACAAGGCCGCTGAAACAATTACCGGATATTCCGAAGAAGAAGTGCTCGGAAAACGATGTGCAAAAATCCTCTTGCCAGTAAAAGATGACGACGACAGCACCAAGTGCATTCTTTTTCAAGCCATGCAGGAAAAACGCACCTACATAGACGAACAACAGTTTATCATTGGTAAAAACGGGTATTCAATACCGGTCAGTATATCTGCTGCACCATTTCTCGACCCCAAAAATAAAGTCATTGGCGGTGTGGAAACCTTCCGTGACAACACCAATAAGCTGCAGACTGCACTTATTCTCGACTCCATTGCCGACGGAGTGTTCACCGTAGACCGCAGCTGGCGAATCACCTCATTTAATCACGCTGCCGAAATCATCACCGGCTGGAGCAGGGATGAGGCGATAGGCCAGTTCTGCAGCGATGTCTTCCACTCATCAATCTGCGGCAAAAATTGTGCCATTGCCGAAAGCCTCTATACTGGTAAACAAGTCGCAAGCCGATCAATTACCATCCAGAACATTAAAGAAAAGTGTGTGTCGGTGAGTATCAGCGCCTCGCCCCTCATAGACTACGAGGGTAATGTCGTTGGTGGTGTAGAGACGTTCCGCGACCTGAGTGTGGAAATGAGTCTCAGGCAACAATTGATGAAAAACTATACCTTCGATGCCATTATCAGCAAAAGCCCATCCATGCAGAGGCTCTTTCAAATATTACCTGAAATTTCCCGAAGCGAATCGAATGTGCTGATCCTGGGCGAGAGTGGCACAGGCAAAGAACTCATTGCCAGGGCGATTTTCAACGCCTCTTCCCGAAACAATAAGCCCTTCGTGGTCGTCAATTGCGGTGCGCTGCCGGAGACGTTGCTTGAATCTGAACTCTTCGGCTATAAAGCCGGTGCTTTTACAGATGCCCGAAAAGACCGCAAAGGTCGCTTTGCCGCAGCCGAAGGTGGCACATTATTCCTCGACGAAATTGGTGATATCCCACAATCAGTTCAGGTTAAACTGCTCAGAGTGCTTCAGCATAAGGTGTATGAACCTCTTGGCAGCGACACACCGGTCGCTGCAGATGTCCGCATACTTGCCGCCACCAACAGGGAACTCAATCAGATGGTGATTGACGGCCAGTTTCGTGATGACCTCTTTTACCGACTCAACGTGGTCAATATTCTCTTACCGCCACTTCGCCAGCGGATAGAAGATATTCCGCTGCTAATCGACCACTTCGTAGACAAATTCCGGGCAGAAAAACAAAAAGATATTGCCGGAGTCAGCGACGAGGTAATGAGTACCCTCATGCACTATGATTACCCGGGGAACATCCGAGAGCTTGAAAACATCATAGAGTACGGCTTCATTCTCTGTCCCGGAGGCTATATCCAGGAGGCTCATCTACCCGATGGGGTCATAGGAAACAATGATCTCAAACCAGGCAGCCTTGCCCATGACAACCGAGGCAAGACCTTGGCTGAAATGGAAAAGCAGGCAATACTGCTCACCCTTGAACAGAATAAAGGCAAGCGCATGCAAACCTGCAGGGAACTTGGTATTTCCAAGGACACTCTTCGCAGGAAGTTGAAGAGTTATGGAGTTGACACAGTCTAGTGGGAATTTCTCATACAATTTATGATAAAACTCTCTTACTCCAATCGATCAAGCTGCCAGTGAAGATCGCTTTTTGCAAAGGTGGTGATGCAACTAACTTTCGACCCGGCGATGCGAGTCATCCAGTTCACGGTAAAGGGCAAGCACGCCTGAGCGGGTTAGTTTTTTAATCCCGAATGGAGCCAGTCGATCGATCAGCCCATTTACCTCTTCCTCAGTTCCAGTCACTTCTATAATGTAAGAATCTGCACTTTCGTTAATAATTTTAGCCCCACAGCTCGCCACCATTTCCGTCAGCTCAATCTGGGTCCGTGAGACAATCTCCATGCTTATCAGAGCCATCTCACGCTGGACGGTTTTTTCCTCAACAGTCATATCACGCAACTTGATTACATCTATGAGACGGTTAATCTGTTTACGAATCTCTTCAAATTTTTCCGGAGTTGCCTTTGTTTTGATGGTAATTCGAGATACATCAGGGTCGTGGGTTGGAGCACCGCAGATTGACTCCATATTATAACCTCTACCGGAAAAAAGGCCGGTAACTCTAGAAGTTACACCCGGTCTGTTTGTTACCAGCATGCTGATTGTATATGCGCGTTCCTCCATGACTATCTCCCCGATAATGTATGGCTCGTATTTTGTTATGTTCCATATGGTGTGACAGAACTTCAGGATTCTGGTTTCCGGTTTCCCGCAAGGCAAGCCTGAAGGAATACGACAGCGCTACATCAGTGATACAGGAGACCTCAGGCCTTGCCTGCCGGAAGACAAAATTCTGCACGCAACGAAGCGTTTGGCTACAACCCTCGTCTGCGAATGAAAATAACGTAAGCATTCCACTCTTTTTTCAACCAAAAATCTACCAGAGACGTAACATATGGTCGAGGTATCTTTTCGTGCTGACTCGTCATCCATTCTGATCTTTTTACAAAGCAATACTTGCCAGGCAAACGTATTCTCTTTAGATTGTTGCTGGCAACGCAACCGATATATCAAAAAAGTAAATCTTTTAAAGGTGTCTTGATGGCAGGGATAGCCCGCTCAGAAATAGTACAGGGGCAGTGTGTGAAAATTGTCCTGAAACAGGATCAGCGATCTGGAAAATTAACTGAGGGTATCGTCAAGGATATACTCACCAGATCCGCCACTCACCCGCACGGT of the Desulfosediminicola ganghwensis genome contains:
- a CDS encoding NapC/NirT family cytochrome c is translated as MAENVPDNEVIKEHRKKFEELTWQEQFGVSWKTPLGLFGVGLTTVSFTLLILGLFGHVAGLIENQYASIITFMVFPAGVLLGLILIPVAYYMRRKRWFRGSLASDKLILDFGNKYHRRAVSLFIVLTVVNVAVFGVFAYEAYHFTDSNYFCGTVCHTVMDNSYTVYQRSGHARVKCVECHIGSGAKWYVKAKLSGLRQVWAVMTNSYHVPIATPIQDLRPARDICEECHWPEKFYGQKVKKFIEYSNTDQLNPDVTELALNIGGPNPFTDEFEGIHWHVSNNVQIEYHSLNRERTLIGKIRVTDADGEERVYDYDGSDGEEEEGEHWRVMDCLDCHNLTSHLYGDLEVTVDNGIYAKKLDGEIPGIREDSMTVLTKSYEDRAKAQEGIKRHLFELQAKRNGAEFISENGTQLSAAADYLLASYMGNVWPKMKVTWGTYKAHNGHQYEDDGYGCFRCHNDSHETEDGDYIEQDCELCHDYPD
- a CDS encoding sigma 54-interacting transcriptional regulator, whose amino-acid sequence is MSDLFESYDTPFDNGFITVNHNWLITSCNQATERILSIPERYLLGKDLRDVFCFDDRFHNICDHLGPLGDPGVRNSLHLNFTATTAGNQAIINLQVITIPGEEGEVLGALITFSDVSTPLAASRLALNSIAEGVFTVDHDFKITSFNAAAERITGWNEKEVLGRPCKSIFHTSICKQNCALAKSIQACSHISQEGVYITTKSGDLIPVQIRSAPLVDLNNHIIGGVETFLDLTPSLQSDIIFNAVADGVFTVDEFGQITSFNKAAETITGYSEEEVLGKRCAKILLPVKDDDDSTKCILFQAMQEKRTYIDEQQFIIGKNGYSIPVSISAAPFLDPKNKVIGGVETFRDNTNKLQTALILDSIADGVFTVDRSWRITSFNHAAEIITGWSRDEAIGQFCSDVFHSSICGKNCAIAESLYTGKQVASRSITIQNIKEKCVSVSISASPLIDYEGNVVGGVETFRDLSVEMSLRQQLMKNYTFDAIISKSPSMQRLFQILPEISRSESNVLILGESGTGKELIARAIFNASSRNNKPFVVVNCGALPETLLESELFGYKAGAFTDARKDRKGRFAAAEGGTLFLDEIGDIPQSVQVKLLRVLQHKVYEPLGSDTPVAADVRILAATNRELNQMVIDGQFRDDLFYRLNVVNILLPPLRQRIEDIPLLIDHFVDKFRAEKQKDIAGVSDEVMSTLMHYDYPGNIRELENIIEYGFILCPGGYIQEAHLPDGVIGNNDLKPGSLAHDNRGKTLAEMEKQAILLTLEQNKGKRMQTCRELGISKDTLRRKLKSYGVDTV
- the ilvN gene encoding acetolactate synthase small subunit — protein: MEERAYTISMLVTNRPGVTSRVTGLFSGRGYNMESICGAPTHDPDVSRITIKTKATPEKFEEIRKQINRLIDVIKLRDMTVEEKTVQREMALISMEIVSRTQIELTEMVASCGAKIINESADSYIIEVTGTEEEVNGLIDRLAPFGIKKLTRSGVLALYRELDDSHRRVES
- a CDS encoding YwbE family protein produces the protein MAGIARSEIVQGQCVKIVLKQDQRSGKLTEGIVKDILTRSATHPHGIKVRLTSGLVGRVKEIC